A window from Verrucomicrobiia bacterium encodes these proteins:
- a CDS encoding response regulator transcription factor — MSGLDPQIAIAVVDDDPAVREVLGEFIAAAPDMLCAGVFPTGEAFLRALPDLPVQIVLMDIQLPGMSGIDCIRRIKELQPAIQVLMLTVFEDHDRIFRSLAAGATGYLLKQTPPDRLLESIRELHRGGTPLSAQVARRVVETFQQPAPAPAPAGLSVLSPREQQILALLAQGRLYKEIAATLSLSLDTVRTHLRNIYAKLEVRSRTEAVMKVYGRRPPEP; from the coding sequence ATGTCGGGTTTGGATCCCCAGATCGCCATCGCCGTCGTGGATGATGACCCGGCGGTGCGCGAGGTCCTCGGCGAGTTCATTGCCGCCGCCCCGGACATGCTCTGCGCCGGGGTCTTCCCCACCGGCGAGGCGTTCCTCCGCGCCCTGCCCGATCTCCCGGTTCAGATCGTCCTCATGGACATCCAGTTGCCCGGCATGTCCGGCATCGACTGCATCCGCCGCATCAAGGAACTCCAGCCCGCGATCCAGGTCCTGATGCTCACCGTTTTCGAGGATCACGATCGCATCTTCCGTTCCCTTGCCGCCGGGGCCACCGGGTACCTGCTCAAGCAGACACCGCCCGATCGACTGCTCGAGTCCATCCGCGAACTCCATCGGGGTGGAACTCCCCTGTCCGCCCAAGTCGCCCGCCGCGTCGTCGAGACCTTCCAGCAACCCGCCCCCGCCCCCGCTCCAGCCGGACTATCCGTCCTCTCCCCCAGGGAACAGCAGATCCTCGCCCTCCTTGCCCAGGGCCGGCTCTACAAGGAGATCGCCGCCACCCTCAGCCTCAGCCTGGACACCGTCCGCACCCACCTCCGCAATATCTACGCCAAACTCGAAGTCCGCAGCCGCACCGAAGCGGTCATGAAGGTGTACGGCCGCAGACCGCCGGAGCCGTGA
- a CDS encoding S8 family serine peptidase — MILLPGLPAAGQAILFQAINLTDVAEGSDLWRYEYRVSGYEFLADTGFAVYFDPASYSDLQSPPPFVNSDWDVLAVQPDLEIPDRGFYDALSIRVGPGAASLADPFVIDFVWRGVGQPGSQDFEIYRLVPEYQVVASGTTAAVPEPAVAVAMAVLVLGWALAGGRGRWRRAGVVGGILMAAGLAGGPTTGRAEIPGIEVAREALVSSRRVGRTEIEYTYTVRLTNPHPTDFFGLRATVFSTSPHTTLVEDTVSFGDLAAGQSRLGLNTFTLRHDRLFPFDPSALVWDVTVDGALLGGPPAGRALDVIIDLPGRAATPEDLVDGVLLDRLDVHFLEDATVDDVNRALAAIGARILDMLPGAPTLVVSVPRQPDADSMAALADLLSSQPGIDAVFVSRMASSGRVPYEVTAGTQADLDHLLSGRFPAAWNLGYLVLQQPNPIPVVVVDFFGASPPAWFPSKVPYFSMTHPSTGSYSHGYEVTAVVASDWTPNPPIGAHPFGFDGSAHLNLRGLQVAGFGWGDLIKHLTRVVYALSASGSKFVLNASLEYGEDLPLGNVPIERARHSAEWKRRTSGMWSNFVATVAAGNYRSREGGLVYEGARTAHYSNPLSAVTLSDPTFAWAASDPLWRSTNRDEPDVTASPAAAAALEASVTSAGLDLIPPAENTLVVGSIQQVDLDDIDAFLESTFSDETPDVVAVGEAVAVGQLPGGGARTNSGTSFAAPQVAGLAAYLLTVSQALPGNRLIDLPSSRTRDCILATSRTNGAGLRFIDAYAAVLSIDEATDPTPTSAPVRHSLMDAHENGVFNEHDVSRFMSNYFHEVAGVPMAPFHKVPATRDYSRYDLNGDGFTGGFRTDRFDLDRQDSTQYRESHFSPSVWMQIGDTEVLFNELALTDAQILAYYLHMPGFYAGTTRPPLDAGGYELSLAVTSGGDLSFIEPNVGINDAGTIAFTGFESGFSKVFVVPTNGVVSSVSFFSSTRTFGGAAINNASPARVASRDRVSGTPPTFFVRSWPEDGSLGATTIGRSPTYFNSATFYLDINDNGVVTFTALTDGSTTLSLFAGISEPPVRLTDLAVGGPLPIVRPQLSNSDHIVLRNQGSNIVVCRYPTAALETVATHAAGEAPGISPDGSTLAFLRDSGDGVSLHLAVLDPLAVRSWVVLSNVIGATLGFEAFSATDRTAVLSQGSPLVDQKVTLAFSGTRHGQAGIYAVDVVIRDVAPSGEPRDLRIVPISVTPVVREGMEVGETSRVFSSGTLWDPMNQYGDLAIRATFTDGTTGIIRGRRL; from the coding sequence ATGATTCTGCTGCCCGGGCTGCCAGCGGCGGGCCAGGCGATCCTGTTCCAGGCCATCAATCTCACCGATGTCGCCGAGGGGTCGGATTTGTGGCGCTATGAGTATCGGGTCAGTGGGTATGAGTTTCTCGCGGACACCGGGTTTGCCGTCTATTTCGATCCCGCGAGTTATTCCGATCTGCAGAGTCCTCCGCCGTTCGTGAATTCGGACTGGGATGTGCTGGCGGTTCAGCCCGACCTGGAGATTCCCGACCGGGGTTTCTACGACGCGTTGAGCATCCGGGTGGGACCCGGGGCGGCCTCGCTGGCCGACCCGTTCGTCATCGACTTCGTGTGGCGGGGCGTCGGTCAACCGGGTTCCCAGGACTTCGAAATCTACCGTCTGGTCCCCGAGTACCAGGTGGTCGCCTCGGGAACCACGGCGGCCGTTCCCGAGCCGGCGGTTGCCGTGGCGATGGCGGTGCTGGTGCTGGGCTGGGCGCTGGCCGGCGGGCGGGGACGATGGCGTCGGGCCGGGGTCGTGGGGGGGATTCTCATGGCGGCAGGGCTTGCCGGGGGACCGACGACCGGCCGCGCTGAGATTCCCGGGATCGAGGTCGCCCGGGAGGCGCTGGTCAGTTCGCGCCGGGTGGGTCGGACCGAGATCGAATACACCTACACGGTGCGACTGACCAACCCCCATCCCACGGACTTCTTCGGACTTCGCGCCACGGTGTTCAGCACCTCGCCCCACACAACCCTCGTCGAGGACACGGTTTCGTTCGGAGATCTGGCGGCGGGTCAGTCGCGGCTGGGATTGAACACCTTCACCCTGCGCCATGACCGCCTGTTTCCCTTCGATCCATCCGCCCTGGTGTGGGATGTGACCGTGGATGGCGCCTTGCTCGGGGGTCCGCCGGCGGGGCGCGCTCTTGATGTCATCATCGATTTGCCAGGGCGCGCTGCGACCCCGGAAGACCTGGTCGATGGAGTCCTCCTGGATCGTCTCGACGTCCATTTCCTGGAGGATGCGACTGTGGACGATGTGAATCGTGCGCTTGCAGCCATTGGAGCCCGAATCCTCGACATGCTCCCCGGTGCCCCGACCCTGGTCGTCTCCGTGCCGAGGCAACCGGATGCGGACAGTATGGCGGCCCTGGCGGACCTGCTCTCCTCGCAGCCCGGGATCGATGCCGTCTTCGTTTCGAGAATGGCGAGCAGCGGAAGGGTGCCTTACGAGGTAACCGCTGGTACGCAGGCCGATTTAGACCACCTACTCTCAGGAAGGTTTCCTGCGGCATGGAACCTTGGTTACCTGGTCCTGCAACAACCCAACCCCATCCCAGTGGTGGTGGTGGACTTTTTCGGAGCCTCCCCGCCAGCTTGGTTCCCCAGCAAGGTGCCGTACTTTTCCATGACGCATCCCTCCACCGGCAGCTACAGCCATGGTTATGAGGTGACGGCGGTCGTGGCATCCGATTGGACCCCCAACCCGCCGATAGGAGCTCACCCTTTTGGCTTCGATGGGAGCGCACACCTCAATCTGCGCGGACTCCAAGTTGCCGGTTTTGGGTGGGGGGACCTCATCAAACATCTCACCAGGGTTGTGTACGCGCTCAGTGCCTCCGGGAGCAAGTTTGTGCTTAATGCCTCGCTCGAGTATGGAGAAGACCTGCCTCTTGGAAATGTTCCCATTGAGCGGGCCAGGCACTCCGCCGAATGGAAACGTCGCACTTCCGGAATGTGGTCCAATTTTGTCGCAACCGTCGCAGCCGGGAACTATCGGAGTCGGGAGGGTGGGTTGGTGTACGAAGGAGCACGCACGGCACACTACTCCAATCCGCTGTCGGCGGTCACCTTGAGCGACCCGACCTTCGCCTGGGCTGCCAGCGATCCCCTTTGGAGGTCAACCAACCGCGACGAACCGGACGTGACTGCCAGCCCAGCGGCGGCCGCCGCATTGGAAGCCAGTGTGACGTCCGCCGGACTCGACCTGATCCCCCCCGCGGAGAACACCTTGGTGGTGGGAAGCATCCAGCAAGTTGATCTGGACGACATTGACGCATTTCTGGAATCGACGTTCTCGGACGAAACCCCCGATGTGGTGGCAGTCGGCGAGGCTGTGGCTGTCGGGCAATTGCCTGGTGGCGGAGCTCGAACGAACAGTGGCACGAGCTTCGCCGCACCCCAGGTTGCCGGTTTGGCGGCCTACCTGCTGACGGTCTCGCAGGCGTTGCCAGGCAACCGGTTGATCGATCTGCCGAGTTCGAGGACCCGGGACTGCATCCTGGCGACCAGCCGCACGAACGGGGCCGGGCTCCGGTTCATCGACGCCTACGCGGCGGTGCTCTCGATCGACGAGGCCACGGATCCCACGCCCACCAGCGCGCCGGTGCGCCATTCCCTCATGGATGCCCACGAGAACGGGGTTTTCAACGAGCACGATGTCTCCCGGTTCATGAGCAATTACTTTCATGAGGTTGCGGGCGTTCCCATGGCCCCCTTTCACAAGGTGCCTGCGACCCGCGATTATTCGCGGTATGACCTCAACGGGGATGGATTCACGGGAGGATTCCGGACGGATCGCTTCGACCTGGACCGGCAGGACTCGACGCAGTACAGGGAATCGCACTTCTCCCCCTCGGTCTGGATGCAGATCGGAGATACGGAAGTGCTGTTCAACGAGCTGGCGCTCACCGACGCCCAGATCCTTGCGTACTATCTGCACATGCCGGGTTTCTACGCGGGGACCACGCGGCCACCTCTGGACGCGGGCGGGTATGAGCTGAGCCTGGCGGTGACGTCGGGAGGCGATCTCTCGTTCATCGAGCCGAACGTGGGAATCAACGACGCCGGGACCATTGCCTTCACCGGGTTCGAGTCGGGTTTCAGCAAGGTGTTCGTGGTTCCCACTAATGGCGTGGTATCGAGTGTGAGTTTCTTCAGTTCGACGCGCACCTTCGGCGGGGCGGCCATCAACAATGCGAGTCCGGCAAGGGTGGCCAGTCGGGACCGCGTCAGCGGGACTCCGCCGACGTTTTTTGTTCGAAGCTGGCCCGAGGACGGATCCCTGGGGGCGACGACCATTGGGCGGTCACCGACTTACTTCAATTCGGCGACCTTCTATCTGGATATCAATGATAACGGGGTGGTCACCTTCACCGCCCTGACGGATGGCAGCACGACCCTATCCCTCTTCGCGGGGATTTCCGAACCGCCGGTGCGGCTTACGGATCTGGCGGTGGGCGGACCGCTTCCTATTGTGCGGCCGCAGCTGTCGAATTCGGATCACATCGTGCTCCGGAATCAGGGATCGAACATTGTGGTATGCCGCTACCCAACCGCCGCCTTGGAGACCGTCGCGACCCATGCCGCGGGGGAGGCGCCGGGGATTTCGCCGGACGGCAGCACGCTGGCATTCCTGAGGGACAGCGGCGACGGCGTCAGCCTGCATCTGGCGGTCCTGGATCCCCTGGCGGTCCGGAGTTGGGTGGTGCTGTCCAATGTCATCGGCGCGACGCTGGGATTCGAGGCGTTCAGTGCGACCGACCGCACCGCCGTGCTTTCGCAGGGCAGTCCCCTGGTGGATCAGAAGGTAACCCTTGCGTTCTCGGGCACGCGTCACGGGCAGGCGGGGATCTACGCCGTGGACGTCGTGATCCGGGATGTGGCGCCATCAGGGGAACCCCGGGACTTGAGGATCGTTCCCATCAGCGTTACCCCGGTCGTCCGGGAGGGGATGGAGGTGGGGGAGACGTCCAGGGTTTTCTCCAGCGGAACACTGTGGGACCCGATGAACCAGTACGGTGACCTGGCCATCCGGGCGACCTTCACGGATGGCACGACGGGAATCATCCGGGGGCGACGTCTGTAG